A single window of Hemibagrus wyckioides isolate EC202008001 linkage group LG28, SWU_Hwy_1.0, whole genome shotgun sequence DNA harbors:
- the tbc1d8b gene encoding TBC1 domain family member 8B isoform X6, with product MWLKPEEVLLKNALKLWVTEKSNDYFILQRRRGHGDSSAGLTGLLVGTLDTVFDSTAKVAPYRILHQTPDSQVYWNIACGASLEEISQHWDWLQLNIMRTLSVFDSGDDITSFVQGKIRGLIVEEDKVSEADPERFREAALRFERLFSLPKKEKLVTYFSCSYWKGRVPNQGWIYLSTNFLCFYSYLLGNEVKLVFSWCEVSRLERSSSVLLTECIRVCVKEEDHYFSMFLRLQHTYELMQQLADYSIARMFDKETYNTQHPLRDPLHITQRSLEAHMRSQAFRSFFRLPRNENLCEVHECFLWLPFSHTHTLGKICVSERYACFSSQDGNQCTVIIPLCEVVSVEVLNRSSRALSVCVRGKRAFRFSEVRDLDHLASTIRKCVTSSSPQHSHSAQLSLCDDEEEMMVGQVLVPVPAVSTEALMNVFHPHDAENLDPKMLKERMKEQSWQIHFAEYGRGSAMFRTRKTRELVARGLPETLRGELWMLFSGAVNEMAAHPGYYASLVDESVSSSIACDEIERDLHRSLPEHPAFQSDRGISALRRVLTAYANHNPAIGYCQAMNILASVLLLYASEEEAFWLLVSVCERMLPDYFNRRIIGALVDQAVFEEMMRDHLSQLTDHMTELSFLSSLSLSWFLTLFISVLAIESSVSVLDCFFYDGIRFILQLALTVIHHNMSRLLRCHDDAEAVTALNRFFDGVVNKDSPLPATVQQATAVTNHRADQDTVDISDLIREAYERFSDITWEDVENMRKRNKLYVIHTLEETTKQNVLRVVAQDVKFDISHLEELYLLFKRQHFLSCYWSVCSPALQNHDPSLPYLDQYQLDLDQFSSLFTLLLPWKHAHKHTLVHSAFQLADDNGDGLVNFKEFISLLDILYNGSFTEKLKFLFKLHLDQDAPVCKALRSHASPVPAEEHADDGVIKKSPERARGKVDLQEYLKQWHDELQKKEENIKDLPRIKQAEFVLLSKTLYNIFHGDEEEELLYRAVARVTSLLLRMEEAGRKLQNSPSRPAPQATPQAPQTTPTTQQEGNISPQTPSSLTTDHSPSPDTGSASSDTSSPTGTGSSAQTTPPDTPSSSDVSSDWSFSFEQILASLLNEPCVVTFFERTTDTHTLITYAHTHQLTSAL from the exons gtctCCTGGTCGGGACGCTGGACACAGTGTTTGACTCCACAGCAAAAGTAGCACCATATCGCATTTTACACCAAACACCTGATTCACAGGTGTACTGGAACATCGcttgtg gtgCATCCCTTGAAGAGATTTCTCAGCACTGGGATTGGCTACAGCTCAACATTATGAGAACTCTCTCTGTATTTGATTCTGGAGATGACATCACCAGCTTTGTTCAGGGCAAGATtaga gGGTTAATTGTGGAGGAGGATAAGGTGAGTGAGGCGGACCCTGAGCGGTTCCGTGAGGCTGCGCTGCGGTTCGAGCGCTTGTTCAGTTTACCAAAGAAGGAAAAACTAGTCACTTACTTCTCCTGCAGCTACTGGAAGGGGCGTGTCCCAAATCAGGGCTGGATCTACCTCAGCACTAACTTCTTGTGTTTCTACTCCTACTTACTGGGCAATGAgg TGAAGTTGGTGTTCTCCTGGTGTGAGGTCAGCAGGTTGGAGCGGTCCTCGAGTGTGTTGTTAACAGAGTGTATCcgtgtctgtgtgaaagaagAGGATCACTACTTCTCCATGTTCCTGCGGCTGCAGCACACATATGAGCTCATGCAGCAGCTTGCAGACTATTCCATTGCACGTATGTTCGACAAGGAGacctacaatacacaacatccacTCAGGGACCCACTACACATTACTCAAAG gtCTCTGGAGGCACATATGAGGAGTCAGGCTTTCCGCTCGTTCTTTCGTCTTCCACGCAATGAAAATTTGTGTGAAGTGCACGAGTGTTTTCTCTGGCTGCcattcagtcacacacacacacttgggaagatctgtgtgtctgagagataCGCATGCTTTTCTAGCCAGGATGGAAACCAGTGTACTGTCATCATAcccctgtgtgag gtggtgagtgtggaggtcCTGAACCGCAGCAGTCgtgcactgagtgtgtgtgtacgcggtAAACGAGCTTTCCGTTTCTCAGAGGTTCGTGATTTGGACCATTTGGCCTCCACCATTCGCAagtgtgtgacatcatcaagTCCTCAGCATTCCCACAGTGCTCAG ctctctctgtgtgatgatgaggaggagatgatgGTGGGCCAGGTTCTGGTTCCGGTTCCAGCCGTCAGCACTGAGGCTCTAATGAATGTTTTTCATCCACATGATGCTGAAAATCTCGACCCAAAAATG CTGAAGGAGCGAATGAAGGAGCAGTCGTGGCAGATCCATTTTGCAGAGTATGGCAGAGGAAGTGCCATGTTCCGCACCAGGAAAACGAGGGAGCTCGTCGCCCGCGGACTTCCAGAAACACTGCGTGGAGAGCTGTGGATGCTcttctcag GTGCAGTTAACGAAATGGCTGCACACCCCGGGTATTATGCGTCTCTGGTCGATGAAAGTGTTAGCAGTTCGATAGCGTGTGATGAGATTGAGCGTGACCTACACCGGTCACTCCCTGAACACCCAGCTTTCCAGAGTGACCGTGGCATATCAGCACTACGCAGAGTGCTAACAGCATATGCTAACCACAACCCTGCTATTGGCTACTGTcag gCGATGAATATCTTGGCCTCTGTGTTGTTGCTGTATGCGAGTGAGGAGGAGGCGTTCTGGctgcttgtgtctgtgtgtgagaggatgCTGCCAGATTACTTCAACCGTAGAattatcg gtgcccTGGTGGACCAGGCAGTGTTTGAGGAAATGATGCGTGATCACCTGTCCCAGCTGACAGATCACATGACTGAACTGTCCTTCCTCTCGTCACTGTCGCTCTCATGGTTTCTGACGCTCTTCATCAGTGTGTTAGCGATCGAGAGCTCGGTCAGTGTGCTCGACTGTTTCTTCTACGATGGAATCAGATTCATCCTCCAGCTCGCCCTCACTGTCATACACCACAACATGTCCCGCCTCCTCCGCTGCCATGACGACGCTGAGGCTGTCACTGCCCTCAACAG GTTTTTTGACGGTGTGGTGAATAAGGACAGTCCACTTCCAGCCACTGTACAGCAGGCCACTGCAGTGACCAATCACAGGGCAGATCAGGATACTGTTGACATCAGCGACCTCATCAGAGAGGCCTATGag agatttAGTGATATTACGTGGGAGGATGTGGAGAACATGCGCAAACGCAACAAACTGTATGTCATTCACACACTTGAAGAGACGACGAAACAAAATGTT TTGCGAGTTGTTGCCCAGGATGTAAAGTTTGACATCTCTCATCTGGAGGAGCTGTACTTACTGTTTAag AGGCAGCACTTCCTCAGCTGTTACTGGTCAGTGTGCAGTCCCGCACTGCAGAATCATGACCCGAGTCTGCCGTATCTGGATCAGTACCAACTGGATCTGGACCAGTTTAGCTCACTCTTCACcttactgttaccatggaaacatgcccacaaacacactctggtGCACTCAGCGTTCCAGCTTGCGGACGATAATGGAGACGGACTGGTCAACTTTAAAGAGTTCATAAGTTTGTTGG ACATCCTCTACAATGGTTCATTTACAGAAAAGCTGAAGTTTCTCTTTAAGCTTCATCTTGATCAAG ATGCTCCTGTCTGTAAGGCTTTAAGGTCTCATGCCTCTCCTGTCCCTGCtgaag AGCAtgctgatgatggagtgataaagaaAAGTCCAGAACGAG ctcgtGGGAAGGTGGATCTGCAGGAGTACCTGAAACAGTGGCATGATGAATTACAGAAGAAAGAGGAGAACATCAAAGACCTGCCTCGGATTAagcag gccgAGTTTGTCCTCCTGTCTAAGACTCTGTACAACATTTTCCAcggtgatgaggaggaggagcttctgtATCGTGCTGTTGCTCGGGTAACCAGCTTGCTGCTGCGGATGGAGGAGGCGGGGCGCAAACTGCAGAACAGCCCGTCCAGACCCGCTCCACAGGCCACACCCCAGGCACCACAGACCACACCCACAACACAACAAGAAGGCAACATTTCCCCTCAGACACCCAGCTCTCTGACCACTGATCACTCCCCTTCTCCTGATACAGGCTCCGCCTCCTCAGATACAAGCAGCCCTACAGGGACAGGCAGCTCCGCTCAGACCACACCCCCAGACACGCCCTCTTCTTCAGATGTGAGCAGTGATTGGAGTTTCTCATTTGAGCAGATTCTCGCATCTTTACTGAATGAACCCTGTGTTGTAACGTTCTTCGAGAggaccacagacacacacacactcatcacgtacgcacacacacaccagctcacatctgctctctga